The following are encoded together in the Thalassomonas haliotis genome:
- a CDS encoding polysaccharide deacetylase family protein: MSKISFTSLMYHGIHSSPACDGCFDAVYSVTRESFVEQLDYLMANHYQAVTLEQALTGKYKKPVVITFDDGDVSNYSFAFVELKKRNMLAEFYITSDWIDTRGYMSADQLLEMHRAGMSIQAHGQTHAYMSDLPTAELEQELKVSKARLEEITQSQVHTVALPGGRGLKQVLPLYRKLGYSYIATSILGHNKRQQPICRITMTSNTSIKVLANMLSGTGFMYWKAIGIQQGLTLAKRLLGNKNYEKIRSKLIRV, from the coding sequence ATGAGCAAAATTTCTTTTACCTCCCTGATGTACCACGGCATACATTCCTCGCCGGCATGTGACGGCTGCTTCGATGCCGTCTACAGCGTAACCCGGGAGTCATTTGTTGAGCAGCTCGATTACCTGATGGCCAACCATTACCAGGCCGTCACCCTGGAACAGGCGCTGACGGGCAAGTATAAAAAACCTGTGGTGATCACTTTTGATGACGGCGATGTTTCCAACTACAGCTTCGCCTTTGTTGAACTGAAAAAGCGCAATATGCTGGCGGAGTTCTATATCACCAGCGACTGGATCGATACCCGAGGCTATATGTCCGCCGATCAGCTGCTGGAAATGCACCGGGCCGGCATGAGCATACAGGCCCATGGCCAGACCCATGCCTATATGTCGGACCTGCCGACCGCCGAACTGGAGCAGGAGCTGAAAGTCAGCAAAGCCAGGCTGGAAGAGATCACCCAAAGCCAGGTCCACACCGTTGCCTTGCCCGGCGGCAGGGGGCTGAAACAGGTCCTGCCCCTGTACCGGAAGCTGGGTTATTCCTATATCGCCACCTCGATACTGGGACACAATAAGCGCCAACAGCCGATATGCCGCATAACCATGACCAGCAATACCAGCATCAAGGTGCTGGCCAATATGCTCTCGGGCACAGGATTTATGTACTGGAAAGCCATAGGGATCCAGCAGGGACTTACCCTGGCCAAGCGTCTGTTAGGCAATAAAAATTATGAGAAAATCAGAAGTAAGTTGATAAGAGTTTAA